Proteins found in one Bacillota bacterium genomic segment:
- a CDS encoding PIN domain-containing protein, whose product MRKIPVLDANIILRFLTNDNPQKAEACSALLEKVERNEEQVWLPDLVLADVIWTLEKFYRQSKAEIADLLTPIMNLRGLHCSGKEAVFLALRLYVRYNIDWTDAFVAAQLISQEAGTIYSYDRDFDRIPDVVRVEP is encoded by the coding sequence ATGCGAAAAATACCCGTGCTTGATGCCAACATCATCCTACGCTTCCTGACCAATGATAACCCGCAGAAAGCGGAAGCCTGCTCAGCTCTGCTTGAGAAGGTGGAGCGCAACGAGGAACAGGTTTGGCTTCCAGACCTGGTGTTAGCGGACGTAATCTGGACCCTGGAGAAGTTCTACCGGCAGAGTAAGGCAGAGATCGCCGATCTGCTTACGCCGATTATGAACCTGCGTGGTCTGCACTGCTCGGGGAAGGAGGCCGTTTTCCTGGCTTTGCGCCTTTACGTGCGCTACAACATCGATTGGACTGACGCCTTCGTGGCTGCACAGCTCATCTCCCAGGAAGCGGGGACCATCTACTCTTACGACCGGGATTTTGACCGAATCCCCGACGTGGTGCGGGTGGAACCGTGA
- a CDS encoding AbrB/MazE/SpoVT family DNA-binding domain-containing protein, translating to MSEIVKVSSKGQITLPAGLRKRFNIKPGTYLRFIEGERDFRVTLAPQGIASLRGKVAVSGPQDFKKARHAAMEDRINAKNTRA from the coding sequence ATGTCGGAAATCGTCAAAGTCTCGAGTAAGGGGCAGATCACGCTTCCGGCGGGGTTGCGGAAACGGTTCAATATCAAACCCGGGACCTACCTTCGCTTCATTGAGGGGGAGCGCGATTTCCGGGTGACCCTCGCGCCTCAGGGGATTGCCAGCCTGCGCGGGAAGGTCGCCGTCAGCGGCCCTCAGGACTTTAAGAAAGCCCGTCACGCCGCCATGGAGGACCGTATCAATGCGAAAAATACCCGTGCTTGA
- a CDS encoding AbrB/MazE/SpoVT family DNA-binding domain-containing protein, translated as MFDLAKVSSKGQVTIPVDIRRKLKLKEGDKVLFMAEGDRVFLANASLVALKDMQQAMKGLAEKQGLVSEADVSRLVKEVRKELWEQRHEGND; from the coding sequence ATGTTTGACCTGGCGAAGGTCAGTTCCAAAGGACAGGTTACTATTCCGGTCGATATCAGGAGAAAGCTTAAGCTCAAGGAAGGAGACAAGGTGCTGTTCATGGCGGAAGGAGACAGGGTGTTTCTAGCAAATGCCTCATTGGTAGCGCTCAAAGACATGCAGCAGGCCATGAAGGGCCTGGCAGAGAAACAGGGCCTGGTATCGGAAGCTGATGTCTCCAGACTGGTAAAAGAGGTTCGGAAGGAGCTCTGGGAACAACGTCATGAGGGTAATGATTGA
- a CDS encoding putative toxin-antitoxin system toxin component, PIN family, producing MRVMIDTNVLISALLFPESRPAALVALLAEEHTIVLCTQVVLELRKVFRRKFPDRLLNLERFLSEFAFELAYTPENGVSLGHLQMRDKADLPILASAILADVDVIISGDQDFLSLSLERPEILTVNEFQERYGGS from the coding sequence ATGAGGGTAATGATTGACACTAACGTGCTCATATCAGCACTCCTATTCCCCGAGTCTCGGCCGGCGGCACTGGTAGCACTGCTGGCCGAGGAACATACTATTGTGTTGTGTACTCAGGTAGTTTTGGAGCTCCGCAAAGTCTTCCGTCGGAAATTCCCAGACAGATTGCTAAATCTTGAACGCTTTCTATCGGAGTTTGCATTTGAATTGGCTTATACGCCCGAAAATGGTGTTTCTCTTGGTCATCTTCAGATGAGAGATAAGGCCGATTTGCCAATATTAGCTTCTGCTATCCTGGCTGACGTTGATGTGATTATAAGTGGTGATCAAGATTTCTTGAGCCTTAGCCTGGAAAGGCCGGAGATACTCACGGTGAATGAGTTCCAAGAGCGATATGGGGGTAGTTGA
- a CDS encoding helix-turn-helix transcriptional regulator codes for MSMRELAGKIGVSPTAIAKYEHNEILPRPSVLLVLPVHSEWIPVISSAGCRWSCVLLHTVDMLASPSRFSIPSKPSWRTCWRTT; via the coding sequence TTGTCCATGCGTGAGCTTGCTGGTAAGATCGGCGTGTCGCCCACAGCGATTGCTAAGTATGAACACAATGAAATCTTGCCGCGTCCGTCCGTGCTGCTCGTCTTGCCCGTGCACTCGGAGTGGATACCGGTTATTTCTTCCGCAGGATGCAGGTGGAGCTGTGTGCTCCTGCATACCGTAGACATGCTCGCTTCCCCATCAAGATTCAGCATTCCATCGAAGCCATCGTGGCGAACGTGCTGGAGAACTACTTGA
- a CDS encoding PDZ domain-containing protein: MPGKELLQPQEMLEDLSYITSVIQQVHPALTSRFARDEFAARAGAMKAQLQQPLSAWRFFALANALVSSLQDAHTILWPPDAGLLPVGLTWAEDGIVVTQVLDPTLPVRPGDELVSLGGRTPEQLLTELSAWIPHGNLYWVKAVGGQYLGNGIVLQGLGLVQEQEQEQEQGQKREREREQGAGGETVHMVVRRPHPVVSRRAPSDAAASAGVTATDGTTASASTGTNISARIPIWDGLTITQTVEDTDAATGRTSSPAAEAGLRPGDRILKVEGAPVLSTDDLGRAIQECGSQGRAIHLEVLRRGQRLTFTVHPIPRRDPGAPETVYVIGVASGGVPAAEPRPWFGWTVDRSAEYGLFWLDRCDNTKAYRQAVDEFFAAVQKDDIQSVAIDLRRNGGGNSMVVSAFLKYLPYSNLRAVSRWTRFSPQLAQQRSFWLSVLTFLSQTFFNGRWFPYPIQPRARANQLFRGQVYVLTSWHSFSSAVDFAALLSDNHLAQVVGTPTGGTPSEYGDILNFRTPNTGWAFNVSTTRFVRPDPARDPADALYPDVPISATMRDIREGRDPVLEWLRRQREM; the protein is encoded by the coding sequence TTGCCAGGCAAGGAGTTGCTGCAGCCTCAAGAGATGCTGGAGGACCTGAGTTATATTACCTCGGTCATACAGCAAGTCCACCCCGCCCTGACCAGCCGCTTTGCACGTGATGAATTCGCGGCACGCGCCGGTGCTATGAAAGCGCAGCTACAGCAGCCCTTATCAGCATGGAGGTTTTTCGCCCTGGCTAATGCCCTAGTCTCTTCCCTGCAGGATGCACACACCATTCTCTGGCCCCCTGACGCAGGGTTGCTTCCGGTGGGCCTGACCTGGGCCGAAGACGGGATCGTGGTCACCCAGGTCCTCGACCCCACCCTTCCTGTGCGTCCAGGGGATGAGCTGGTCAGCCTGGGCGGTCGCACGCCTGAGCAGTTGTTGACAGAGCTCAGTGCCTGGATCCCCCATGGGAATCTGTATTGGGTCAAAGCCGTAGGCGGCCAATACTTAGGGAACGGCATAGTCCTGCAAGGCCTGGGCTTGGTGCAGGAGCAAGAGCAAGAGCAAGAGCAGGGGCAGAAGCGGGAGCGGGAGCGAGAGCAGGGCGCCGGAGGGGAGACCGTTCACATGGTTGTCCGCCGTCCCCACCCTGTGGTATCCCGGCGAGCTCCGTCCGACGCCGCCGCCAGCGCTGGGGTCACCGCTACCGACGGCACAACTGCCAGCGCCAGCACCGGCACTAACATTAGCGCCCGGATCCCAATATGGGATGGACTGACTATCACCCAGACCGTGGAAGACACCGATGCCGCCACGGGGCGCACATCTTCCCCTGCAGCAGAAGCTGGTCTTCGGCCGGGCGACCGGATCTTGAAGGTAGAAGGTGCGCCGGTTCTTTCCACTGACGACCTTGGCCGCGCCATCCAGGAATGCGGGAGCCAGGGCCGCGCTATCCACCTCGAAGTGCTCCGGCGGGGGCAGCGGCTTACGTTCACCGTCCATCCCATCCCCCGGCGTGATCCCGGCGCTCCCGAGACGGTATACGTGATCGGCGTGGCATCCGGCGGGGTCCCGGCGGCCGAACCACGTCCCTGGTTCGGCTGGACTGTGGACCGCTCAGCAGAATATGGTCTTTTTTGGCTGGATAGGTGCGATAATACGAAGGCCTACCGCCAAGCCGTAGATGAGTTTTTCGCTGCCGTCCAAAAGGACGACATCCAGAGTGTCGCTATCGATCTCCGACGCAACGGCGGCGGCAATTCCATGGTGGTAAGCGCCTTTCTAAAATACCTGCCCTATAGCAACCTGCGCGCCGTATCCCGGTGGACACGCTTTTCGCCGCAATTGGCCCAACAGCGCAGCTTCTGGTTGAGCGTACTCACATTCTTAAGCCAGACCTTTTTCAACGGGCGGTGGTTCCCTTATCCCATCCAGCCGCGGGCGCGCGCGAACCAGCTGTTCCGGGGCCAGGTATACGTCCTGACCTCGTGGCATTCATTCAGCTCTGCCGTGGACTTCGCTGCGCTCCTCTCCGACAACCATCTGGCCCAGGTAGTCGGTACTCCCACCGGCGGGACGCCCAGCGAATATGGTGACATCCTGAATTTCAGGACACCCAACACCGGCTGGGCTTTCAACGTCTCCACCACCCGCTTCGTCCGGCCCGACCCGGCCCGCGACCCAGCGGACGCGCTCTACCCGGACGTCCCTATCTCCGCCACCATGCGGGACATCCGCGAAGGCCGCGACCCTGTATTGGAATGGCTCCGGCGGCAGCGGGAGATGTAA
- a CDS encoding ABC transporter ATP-binding protein, with product MSGSFLLNLEGVTKTYRGSARPAVDSLDLGVRSGEIFGFLGPNGAGKTTTIKIVVGLLRPDKGRVILDGFDAARDPIRVKRQIGYVPDNPDLYDRLTGIEYLNFIADVFGVSQDERRRRIQDLADMFELSGAITDIIQSYSHGMKQKLALMGALLHDPRLFILDEPMVGLDPRSSHLFKELMRKHCDRGNAVFFSTHILEVAERLCDRVGIINRGRLIASGTMEELRAMHKTDESLEDIFLELTETRSLETASLDTTMETGSPNLKAGIKTGKAGTRLPGAGKGDRGR from the coding sequence TTGAGTGGATCTTTCCTATTGAATTTGGAGGGAGTTACCAAGACCTATCGTGGGAGCGCGCGACCCGCGGTTGACAGCCTCGACCTTGGGGTTAGATCAGGCGAGATATTTGGATTCCTTGGCCCGAATGGCGCCGGGAAAACCACCACCATAAAAATAGTTGTGGGGCTTCTGAGGCCTGATAAGGGGCGAGTCATTCTGGACGGTTTTGACGCAGCAAGAGATCCAATTCGCGTCAAACGCCAGATTGGATATGTCCCTGATAATCCGGACCTATATGACAGGCTCACCGGAATTGAGTACCTCAATTTCATCGCGGATGTGTTTGGTGTTTCACAAGATGAAAGAAGGCGACGAATTCAGGATCTTGCAGATATGTTTGAGTTGAGCGGGGCAATCACTGATATAATCCAGAGTTACTCGCATGGGATGAAGCAAAAGCTGGCGCTCATGGGCGCCCTGTTGCACGACCCTCGCCTATTCATCCTGGACGAGCCCATGGTCGGCCTCGACCCCAGATCCTCCCACCTCTTCAAGGAGCTCATGCGAAAACACTGCGACCGCGGAAATGCAGTATTCTTTTCCACCCACATACTCGAGGTTGCAGAAAGGCTATGTGACAGGGTGGGCATCATCAACCGGGGGCGCCTCATCGCCTCCGGCACAATGGAAGAGCTTCGCGCCATGCACAAGACAGATGAATCCCTCGAGGATATCTTCCTCGAGTTGACAGAAACCAGATCGCTCGAGACCGCATCGCTCGATACCACTATGGAAACCGGGTCTCCAAATCTAAAGGCCGGGATAAAAACCGGAAAGGCCGGGACCAGGCTGCCCGGGGCAGGGAAGGGGGATCGAGGCCGGTGA
- a CDS encoding glucose 1-dehydrogenase encodes MSFADKVVIVTGAGRGIGKCIAMTYASHGAKVVIAEKDSAFGEETLKSIRESGGEAIFCPTDVTKPGDIQRLMKEVDEAYCGIDILINNAGISIPKSPYELTVEDWNLVLNTNLRSIFLCSREAAKVMRRRGRGSIVNIASTRAFMSEPNTEAYAASKGGIIALTHALAVSLGPDHIQVNAISPGWIETGDYSQLREIDHLQHPAGRVGKPDDIARACLYLTKEENDFITGANIVIDGGMTRKMIYVP; translated from the coding sequence ATGAGTTTCGCCGATAAGGTCGTTATAGTTACGGGAGCCGGTAGAGGAATCGGGAAATGCATTGCCATGACATATGCATCCCACGGCGCGAAGGTGGTCATAGCAGAAAAAGATTCAGCCTTTGGTGAAGAGACTCTCAAATCGATAAGAGAATCCGGTGGAGAGGCCATTTTCTGTCCGACGGACGTGACAAAGCCCGGAGATATTCAGAGGTTGATGAAAGAAGTCGATGAGGCTTATTGTGGAATCGATATTTTGATTAACAATGCTGGCATTTCTATACCGAAATCTCCCTATGAGTTAACCGTCGAGGACTGGAATCTTGTGTTGAATACCAATCTACGCAGCATCTTTCTCTGCTCTCGCGAGGCGGCGAAGGTCATGCGAAGACGGGGCAGGGGATCGATCGTAAATATCGCCTCCACCCGGGCTTTCATGTCTGAGCCGAATACAGAGGCTTATGCAGCTTCAAAGGGCGGGATCATCGCATTGACCCATGCTTTGGCTGTTTCGCTTGGGCCGGATCATATTCAGGTGAATGCCATCAGCCCGGGCTGGATCGAAACAGGAGATTACAGCCAGTTGCGCGAGATTGATCACCTTCAGCATCCAGCCGGGCGGGTTGGAAAACCCGACGATATAGCCAGGGCCTGCCTCTATCTCACCAAAGAAGAAAATGATTTCATCACCGGAGCCAATATCGTGATCGATGGGGGAATGACACGCAAGATGATCTATGTTCCTTGA
- a CDS encoding nucleotidyltransferase domain-containing protein, translated as MLEYDRQKEIVRYLASDSRVILAFLFGSFAKDRARSSSDLDIAVYLASPYLDQDVADIWNHLEDISHRDVDLIVLNDAPPGISWTAMRGRILVDKNPKLRLELMLAKSREAEDFREFQMDFLRERSRHWGKKHVQPISRADQ; from the coding sequence ATGCTGGAATATGATCGGCAAAAGGAGATTGTGCGTTACCTCGCGTCCGATTCCAGGGTCATACTAGCATTTCTTTTTGGTTCATTTGCAAAAGACAGAGCTAGGTCCAGTTCAGATCTGGATATTGCCGTCTATCTAGCGTCGCCTTATTTAGACCAGGATGTTGCCGACATCTGGAATCATTTGGAAGATATTTCACACCGAGATGTAGATCTTATCGTGTTAAATGACGCCCCACCCGGTATATCCTGGACCGCAATGCGGGGGAGAATTCTTGTTGACAAAAATCCGAAGCTGCGGCTAGAACTCATGCTTGCAAAATCACGCGAAGCTGAGGATTTCCGCGAGTTCCAAATGGATTTTTTGCGCGAAAGAAGCCGGCATTGGGGGAAGAAGCATGTTCAGCCTATCAGCAGAGCAGATCAATAG
- a CDS encoding DUF86 domain-containing protein — MFSLSAEQINSIALRLDFLRVEAGDLLRFATMTQADYITDRDRRRSLERLVENIVNACTDIVKIVLSSEDLPVPETYRDAMVQAGIVGLLEESLAEKLAEFTRMRNIIAHQYLDIRWAALRNFIDDSPAALRQFISNVEALLNKAT; from the coding sequence ATGTTCAGCCTATCAGCAGAGCAGATCAATAGCATTGCGTTAAGGTTGGATTTTCTTCGAGTAGAAGCGGGGGATCTTCTCCGATTTGCCACCATGACCCAGGCGGATTATATTACAGATAGAGATCGTAGGCGCAGCTTGGAAAGATTGGTCGAAAACATTGTGAATGCCTGCACTGATATAGTCAAAATCGTATTATCTTCAGAAGATCTCCCTGTGCCGGAAACTTATCGTGATGCTATGGTGCAGGCCGGGATAGTAGGGCTTCTTGAAGAGAGCCTTGCTGAGAAGCTCGCGGAATTCACCCGCATGAGAAATATCATTGCGCATCAATATCTTGATATTCGTTGGGCAGCGCTTCGCAACTTCATCGATGACAGCCCTGCCGCTTTGCGGCAATTTATCAGTAATGTAGAGGCTCTACTAAATAAGGCCACCTGA
- a CDS encoding CPBP family intramembrane metalloprotease has translation MFSLKQKALILMPLVLSISTYLCYQWLVALFGPKAGYFGGFLFYWICWGLFFSLWILGRQGFRESFRDTPFRFGRPAWLGLTLLMIPLILGFGYAFPKVLPRADLVIILASSGIALVNGTLEEVLWRGTYVKIFPGHLFLGYIYPAIGFGVWHFSPQSVFPNTAPGGSVSLVIVAGLVGLMWGWVARRTGSILWTTISHILFDFSGLGALIYFR, from the coding sequence ATGTTTTCCTTGAAACAGAAGGCTTTGATTTTGATGCCACTAGTGCTCTCCATAAGCACCTATCTTTGTTATCAGTGGCTGGTTGCGCTCTTCGGCCCCAAGGCCGGCTATTTCGGCGGTTTCCTATTCTACTGGATTTGTTGGGGCCTATTCTTTTCTCTATGGATTCTAGGACGCCAGGGTTTCCGAGAGTCATTCCGGGATACGCCTTTCCGTTTCGGGCGGCCGGCATGGTTAGGTTTGACCCTCTTGATGATACCTCTGATTTTGGGTTTTGGCTATGCCTTCCCGAAAGTATTGCCAAGAGCAGATCTAGTGATCATTCTAGCGTCGTCCGGTATCGCCCTGGTCAATGGAACCCTCGAGGAAGTCCTTTGGCGAGGAACTTATGTTAAAATATTTCCAGGTCATTTGTTCCTTGGCTATATCTATCCGGCCATTGGCTTTGGGGTCTGGCATTTTTCACCCCAATCTGTATTCCCAAATACCGCGCCCGGGGGAAGCGTTTCCTTGGTGATTGTAGCTGGGCTGGTGGGCCTGATGTGGGGTTGGGTAGCGAGACGCACTGGCTCGATTCTCTGGACGACCATCTCTCATATTCTCTTTGACTTTTCTGGCCTTGGAGCTCTGATCTATTTCCGCTAG
- a CDS encoding class I SAM-dependent methyltransferase, producing MSNHGPANIERMSEFFDRRAEGYDSHMREVLAADFQPFYRAVATPMTPTSERISILDLGCGTGLELEDIFARIPNARVTCIDLSANMLDRLKAKYLGRSHQLTIIHGSYLTTHFSEGKFDYAVSVQAMHHFVKDIKRGLYERIKNALKPGGKYIEGDYVVSPEEEERYLAEYAAKMAGDPSEAIYHVDIPFSVDTQRRLLLEVGFARVDVIFNKERAAVYSAARS from the coding sequence ATGAGTAATCACGGGCCTGCAAATATCGAAAGGATGTCTGAATTCTTTGACAGAAGGGCGGAAGGCTATGACTCGCATATGAGGGAGGTACTTGCAGCCGATTTTCAACCTTTCTATAGAGCGGTGGCCACCCCCATGACTCCAACGAGCGAACGGATTTCCATCCTCGACCTTGGTTGCGGGACCGGTCTTGAGCTCGAAGATATCTTTGCCAGAATTCCAAACGCTCGCGTTACTTGCATAGATTTATCAGCAAATATGCTGGATAGATTAAAAGCTAAATATCTCGGAAGGTCACATCAGCTCACTATCATCCATGGGTCATATCTGACGACCCATTTCTCAGAAGGGAAATTCGACTATGCAGTGTCGGTCCAGGCGATGCATCACTTCGTAAAGGACATAAAACGAGGGTTGTATGAAAGGATCAAAAATGCTCTCAAGCCAGGCGGCAAATATATAGAAGGTGACTATGTGGTATCCCCCGAGGAGGAAGAGCGTTATCTCGCTGAATATGCTGCAAAGATGGCCGGGGACCCTAGTGAGGCCATTTATCATGTAGATATCCCATTTTCGGTCGATACCCAGAGGAGACTTTTGTTAGAGGTAGGTTTCGCCAGAGTGGACGTTATCTTCAATAAGGAACGAGCCGCTGTCTATTCTGCCGCCCGATCATAG